One region of Helicobacter pylori genomic DNA includes:
- a CDS encoding ribonucleoside-diphosphate reductase subunit alpha, whose product MITVVKRNGRIEPLDITKIQKYTKDATDNLEGVSQSELEVDARLQFRDKITTEEIQQTLIKTAVDKIDIDTPNWSFVASRLFLYDLYHKVSGFTGYRHLKEYFENAEEKGRILKGFKEKFDLEFLNSQIKPERDFQFNYLGIKTLYDRYLLKDANNNPIELPQHMFMSIAMFLAQNEQEPNKIALEFYEVLSKFEAMCATPTLANARTTKHQLSSCYIGSTPDNIEGIFDSYKEMALLSKYGGGIGWDFSLVRSIGSYIDGHKNASAGTIPFLKIANDVAIAVDQLGTRKGAIAVYLEIWHIDVMEFIDLRKNSGDERRRAHDLFPALWVCDLFMKRVLEDAMWTLFDPYECKDLTELYGQDFEKRYLEYEKDPKIIKEYINAKDLWKKILMNYFEAGLPFLAFKDNANRCNPNAHAGIIRSSNLCTEIFQNTAPNHYYMQIEYTDGAIEFFEEKQLVTTDNHITKCANKLTSTDILKGKQIYIATKVAKDGQTAVCNLASINLSKINTEEDIKRVVPIIVRLLDNVIDLNFYPNRKVKATNLQNRAIGLGVMGEAQMLAEHQIAWGSKEHLEKIDALMEQISYHAIDTSANLAKEKGVYKDFENSEWSKGVFPIDKANNEALKLTEKGLFNHACDWQGLREKVKANGMRNGYLMAIAPTSSISILVGTTQTIEPIYKKKWFEENLSGLIPVVVPNLSTETWNFYTSAYDIDAKDLIKAAAVRQKWIDQGQSINVFLRIENASGKTLHEIYTLAWKLGLKSTYYLRSESPSIDEKSVLDRSVECFNCQ is encoded by the coding sequence TTGATTACGGTGGTTAAACGAAACGGGCGCATTGAGCCTTTAGACATTACAAAAATCCAAAAATACACTAAGGACGCTACGGACAATTTAGAGGGCGTGAGCCAAAGTGAGCTGGAAGTGGATGCGAGGTTGCAATTCAGGGATAAGATCACTACTGAAGAAATCCAACAAACTCTGATTAAAACCGCTGTGGATAAGATAGATATTGACACGCCTAATTGGAGCTTTGTCGCTTCAAGGCTTTTTTTGTATGATTTATACCATAAAGTAAGTGGTTTTACAGGGTATAGGCATTTGAAAGAGTATTTTGAAAACGCTGAAGAAAAGGGCCGCATCCTTAAGGGCTTTAAGGAAAAATTTGATTTAGAGTTTTTAAATAGCCAGATCAAGCCTGAAAGGGATTTCCAGTTCAATTATTTAGGGATTAAAACCTTGTATGATCGCTATTTGTTAAAAGACGCCAACAACAACCCTATTGAATTGCCCCAACACATGTTTATGAGCATTGCGATGTTTTTAGCGCAAAACGAACAAGAACCCAATAAAATCGCTTTAGAATTTTATGAAGTTTTAAGCAAGTTTGAAGCGATGTGTGCGACTCCCACTCTAGCGAACGCTCGCACCACCAAGCACCAGCTAAGCTCATGCTATATTGGCAGCACGCCGGATAATATTGAGGGGATTTTTGACAGCTATAAGGAAATGGCACTGTTGTCCAAATACGGCGGAGGGATTGGCTGGGATTTTTCTTTGGTGCGTTCTATTGGGAGTTATATTGATGGGCATAAAAATGCGAGCGCTGGCACGATCCCTTTTTTAAAAATCGCTAATGATGTGGCGATTGCGGTGGATCAATTAGGCACACGAAAGGGCGCGATTGCGGTGTATTTAGAAATTTGGCACATTGATGTGATGGAGTTCATTGATTTAAGGAAAAATAGCGGCGATGAAAGGCGAAGAGCGCATGATTTATTCCCGGCTCTTTGGGTGTGCGATTTGTTTATGAAAAGGGTTTTAGAAGATGCGATGTGGACTTTGTTTGACCCTTATGAGTGTAAGGATTTGACTGAGCTTTATGGGCAGGATTTTGAAAAACGCTACTTAGAGTATGAAAAAGATCCTAAAATCATTAAAGAATACATTAACGCTAAAGATTTATGGAAAAAAATCTTAATGAATTATTTTGAAGCTGGCTTGCCTTTCTTAGCCTTTAAAGATAACGCCAATCGGTGCAATCCAAACGCTCATGCAGGCATTATTCGATCCAGCAATCTGTGCACAGAGATTTTTCAAAATACCGCGCCTAACCACTACTACATGCAAATAGAATACACCGATGGCGCCATAGAGTTTTTTGAAGAAAAGCAGTTGGTAACGACAGATAATCATATCACTAAATGCGCCAACAAGCTCACTAGCACGGATATTCTTAAGGGCAAGCAAATCTATATCGCTACTAAAGTCGCTAAAGACGGGCAAACAGCGGTGTGTAATCTAGCAAGCATCAATTTAAGCAAGATCAACACTGAAGAAGACATTAAAAGGGTTGTGCCGATCATAGTTAGGCTATTAGACAATGTGATTGATTTGAATTTCTACCCCAACCGCAAAGTCAAAGCCACTAATTTGCAAAATAGAGCTATAGGGTTAGGGGTTATGGGTGAAGCGCAAATGCTCGCAGAACATCAAATCGCTTGGGGGTCTAAAGAGCATTTAGAAAAAATTGACGCTTTAATGGAGCAAATCAGCTACCATGCGATTGACACGAGCGCGAATTTAGCGAAAGAAAAAGGGGTTTATAAGGATTTTGAAAATTCAGAATGGAGTAAGGGGGTTTTCCCCATTGATAAAGCCAATAATGAAGCCTTAAAGCTCACCGAAAAAGGGCTTTTTAACCACGCTTGCGATTGGCAAGGTTTGAGGGAAAAAGTCAAAGCCAATGGCATGCGTAATGGCTATTTAATGGCGATCGCTCCCACAAGCTCTATTTCTATTTTAGTAGGCACAACCCAAACGATTGAACCCATTTATAAGAAAAAATGGTTTGAAGAAAATTTGAGCGGGCTAATTCCAGTTGTAGTGCCTAATTTGAGCACAGAAACCTGGAATTTTTACACATCAGCTTATGATATTGACGCTAAAGATTTGATTAAAGCAGCGGCCGTGCGCCAAAAATGGATCGATCAAGGCCAAAGCATTAATGTGTTTTTACGCATAGAAAACGCCAGCGGTAAAACCTTGCATGAAATCTACACGCTCGCTTGGAAATTAGGGCTAAAATCCACTTATTATTTGCGTAGCGAAAGCCCTAGCATAGATGAAAAAAGCGTGTTGGATCGATCGGTGGAGTGTTTTAATTGCCAATAA
- a CDS encoding Gfo/Idh/MocA family protein, with the protein MLFAMIGSGGFIAPKHLQAIRDTGHFLDCSFDIHDSVGVLDEYFAQSEFFTNIEDFEKHLEQSRAMGKEISYLSVCTPTHTHFDHIRFGLRNGMHVICEKPLVLDPSEIQELKDLEVKYQKRVFSLLPLRLHCDTLALKEKIKSELEKNPSKVFDITLTYISVQGKWYFSSWRADVNKSGGLATQMGMNIFDTLLYLFGGVKDKVINKEEPDCVGGILFLEHAKIRWFFSINPEHMGVAKEKVYHKMILEGEEVNLTQGFDNLYIESYKQILAQGGFGLDDAMASIKLAYELRNLPVSEPNEDSHTLCCKNKTDQ; encoded by the coding sequence ATGCTTTTTGCTATGATTGGTTCAGGGGGGTTTATCGCTCCCAAGCACTTGCAAGCGATTAGAGATACAGGGCATTTTTTGGATTGCTCTTTTGATATTCATGATAGTGTGGGGGTTTTAGATGAGTATTTCGCGCAATCAGAGTTTTTTACCAATATTGAAGATTTTGAAAAGCATTTAGAGCAATCTAGGGCTATGGGTAAAGAAATCAGCTATTTGAGTGTTTGCACGCCCACGCACACGCATTTTGATCACATCCGTTTCGGGTTAAGAAACGGCATGCATGTGATTTGTGAAAAACCCTTAGTTTTAGACCCTAGCGAAATACAAGAATTGAAAGATTTAGAGGTGAAATACCAAAAAAGGGTGTTTAGTCTTTTGCCCTTGCGTTTGCATTGCGACACGCTGGCCTTAAAAGAAAAAATTAAAAGCGAATTAGAAAAAAACCCTAGCAAGGTGTTTGACATCACGCTCACTTATATCAGCGTTCAAGGGAAATGGTATTTTTCTTCATGGCGAGCGGATGTGAATAAGAGCGGAGGGTTAGCCACTCAAATGGGAATGAATATTTTTGACACTTTATTATATTTGTTTGGAGGCGTTAAAGATAAGGTTATCAATAAAGAAGAGCCTGATTGCGTAGGGGGGATACTCTTTTTAGAGCATGCTAAAATAAGATGGTTTTTTTCCATCAATCCAGAACACATGGGAGTGGCTAAAGAGAAAGTTTATCATAAAATGATCCTAGAGGGCGAAGAAGTCAATCTCACGCAGGGCTTTGATAATCTGTATATAGAAAGCTACAAACAGATTTTAGCTCAAGGGGGGTTTGGTTTAGATGACGCTATGGCGTCTATTAAACTGGCTTATGAATTAAGAAACCTCCCAGTCAGCGAACCCAATGAAGATTCGCATACTTTGTGTTGCAAAAACAAAACAGACCAATAA